The Syngnathus typhle isolate RoL2023-S1 ecotype Sweden linkage group LG16, RoL_Styp_1.0, whole genome shotgun sequence genome includes a region encoding these proteins:
- the tmem229b gene encoding transmembrane protein 229b has product METPPVLRSRSNYVSIHSTFAMIQSGGVFDLGPESTSRVAMATMSILQPPSPLPALCRWYLYAIHGFVCEVMFTACWEFTTNRSWKFPGFTSVWALLIYGFCILAIERMYLRLRDHVNVVLRCVIYTLWTYAWELSTGLLLRRFGACPWDYSKFRYNFMGLVTAEYAVPWFCAAYLVERLVIQNTLRLRYHDGSDDGWTDPLRDTRRGDKRLRKWD; this is encoded by the exons ATGGAGACTCCGCCCGTGCTGCGTTCACGTTCCAACTATGTATCCATTCATTCAACATTTGCGATGATCCAGTCCGGTGGAGTTTTTG ACCTGGGCCCTGAGTCGACGAGCCGCGTGGCCATGGCGACCATGTCCATCCTGCAGCCGCCATCGCCACTGCCAGCCCTGTGCCGCTGGTACCTGTACGCCATCCACGGCTTCGTGTGCGAGGTGATGTTCACGGCATGTTGGGAGTTCACAACGAACCGAAGCTGGAAGTTCCCGGGCTTCACCAGCGTGTGGGCGCTGCTCATCTACGGCTTCTGTATCCTGGCCATTGAGCGTATGTATCTGCGGCTGCGCGACCACGTCAACGTGGTGCTGCGCTGTGTCATCTACACGCTGTGGACGTATGCGTGGGAGCTGAGCACGGGCCTGCTCCTGCGTCGGTTCGGAGCCTGCCCCTGGGACTACTCCAAATTCAGGTACAACTTCATGGGCCTGGTGACAGCCGAGTACGCCGTGCCATGGTTCTGCGCTGCCTACCTGGTGGAGCGCTTGGTCATCCAGAACACCCTGCGCCTGCGCTACCACGATGGCTCCGATGACGGCTGGACCGACCCCCTCAGAGACACCCGCCGGGGTGACAAGAGGCTGCGGAAGTGGGACTGA